From the genome of candidate division TA06 bacterium:
TTTGAGCGCGGGTTTTAAACAGGTCAAAATGAACGTGGTGGCCATCGCCGGGTACAACGATGACGAGATCGTGGATTTCATTGCCTTTGTCAAAAACAAGCCCATAGGATTGCGTTTCATCGAGTTCATGCCAGTGGGCAATGCTTATTGGGAATCCTCCAAAATGCTGAACTCCGAAACCGTTAAAAAGCGGATAGCGGATAGCGTGAAGCTTATTCCAGCAGTCCATAAAAATAACATAGCCGAAGAATTCCAGATCGAGGGCAGCCCGGCCACGGTGGGTTTCATTTCCCCGCTTTCGCAAAAATTCTGCAAAAAGTGCAACCGTTTGCGGCTGACCTCCGATGGATTCCTTAAACCTTGCTTGGGATCCAAAAGCGAGGTCAACATCAAGGTTTCGTTGCGCAACGGGCTGCGGGGAACCGAGCTGCGGCGGGTCTTTTACGAAGCTCTGCGCCTCAAGCCGGCCTGCCACAAGATGAACCAGGGCGCGGTGGATATTGCGCGGCACATGGCCGACGTGGGAGGATGAAACTAAATGCAGAAAGCAAAAGGCAGAATTAAAAATTTCAAAAAACTGTCCCATGTGAATTCCAAGGGCCGGGCGCGGATGGTTGACGTAACTGACAAGCGGAAGACGGAGAGAATGGCCAGGGCCTGCGGGGTAGTCAAGATGAAACCGGCCACACTGGAACTGATCGCAAAAAACAAAATGGCCAAGGGCGATGTGCTGGGAATTGCCAGGATCGCCGGGATCCAGGCGGCCAAACGGACGCACGAGCTGATACCGCTGTGCCATCCCATTGCTCTGACGCACATCGAGGTGGATTGCCGGATAAATAAAAAAAGTTCATCGATTGAGATCACCAGCACCGTGCGCTGCGCCGACCGCACCGGGGCCGAGATGGAGGCCCTGACCGCAGTGTCCGCGGCCTGCCTGACCGTCTACGATATGGCCAAGGCGGTTGACAAGGGGATGGTGATCTCAGGTGTCAAGTTGGTGGAGAAGAGCGGGGGAAAATCGGGGCGCTGGGTCCGCTGAACTAAAGTCCCCTCTGGCACGAGGGGATTAGGGCCTGCACTGAGCAAGACATATATGCTGCTTACGAATGTGGTGTATCCATGAAGGTTTATTACAACCCACAACTCAAAGAAAAGGCCCGCAAGTTCCGTAACAAAAGCACCAAGGCAGAAATCAGGCTTTGGCTGCATCTCAAGGGTAAACAGGTCCTGGGTTGTGATTTTCACCGGCAGAAACCGATAGGCAACTATATCGCTGATTTTTACTGCCCCAAAGTGCAGTTGGTTATTGAGGTGGATGGATACACTCACAATTTTGAAGAGGTCGTTAAAAAGGATCATAGAAAACAGGGTTACCTTGAAAATCTGGGCATAATGGTTCTGCGATTTAAGGATGAAGAAGTGATAGAGGATATAGATTCGGTTTTGAAAAGGATCGAACAGTATATAACTGAAAACGCCCCACGACTTCCTCAGGGAAAGGTTTTACACACCCCTCGTTCCCCTCGGGATGAGGTCTTACACACCCCTCGTTCCCCTCTTTTTAGAGGGGAGGATAGTGCAAAGTAATATGTCAGGTAAAATAATCTCCATAAACATCAGCCGGTGCAAGGGCGAAAAAAAGGTCAGCGTTCCGTCCGCTATCCTAAAGGAAAACCACGGTATCGTGGGCGATGCCCACGCCGGAAACCGGCATCGCCAGGTCAGCCTGTTGGCGGTGGAGAGCGTGGATAAGATGCGGGGCAAGGGCGTTGATCTTCATCCCGGGGATTTTGCCGAAAATCTGACGGTGGAGAATATAAAATTAAGTAAATTGAAAATTGGGCAGAGGCTGAGTGTCGGTCCGGAGATAATCCTGGAGATCACCCAGATCGGCAAGGAGTGTCACAACGATTGCGCCATTAAAAAGCAGGTGGGCGATTGCGTGATGCCGAGGGAGGGAGTGTTTGCAAAGGTGATAAAGAGTGGAGGGATAAAAACGGGGGACGAGATTTCTTTGGAAAATAAAAATGCAACCCTTCGGCAAGCTCAGGGCAAGAATGAAAAATTCAAAATTGCCATTCTCACCGTCTCTGACAAAGGCTCCACCGGCCAGCGCACCGATACCTCCGGCCCGGCCATCAAAGAAATGCTGGCGCCAATGGGCGCGGAAGTGGCCGCCTACGAAATAGTGCCAGACGAGCGCCCGCTTATCGCCGAAAAACTGATCTACTACGCCGACACGCTGAGCTGCGACCTGGTGCTGACCACCGGCGGCACCGGCTTCTCGCCCCGGGATATGACACCCGAGGCCACTTTGGATGTCTTAGACCGCCTGGCGCCCGGCATCCCCGAGGCCATCCGGGCCAAAAGCCTGCAGATAACCCCCAAGGCCATGCTGTCCCGGGCGGTGGCCGGGATCCGCAAAAAGACTTTGATCATCAACCTGCCCGGCAGCGAAAAGGGGGCGCGGGAATCGCTGGAGGCGGTAATCCCGGCGCTGTCCCATGGAATAGAGATCCTGCGGGGAGAAGGCGGGGAGTGCGGGAGACAATGAACAATTAGCTATCAACAATTGCTCAAATTCAGAAAGCAGAAAACAATAAATCAAATATTTTTGGTATTCTATTTTTTGTCTTTTCCCCTTGCATTGTCTTTTATGTTATGCTAAAGTAAAATAATATTTAAAATCCAAAAAGGCGCCAAATGTCCAAAGATAATTTCTATCCCAAGCACAACAAATGCTCGTTCTGCGGGCGCTCTTCCGCAGATGTCTCACAGCTGATAGACA
Proteins encoded in this window:
- the moaA gene encoding GTP 3',8-cyclase MoaA, encoding MLVDQYGRKINYLRVSVTDRCNLRCCYCMPQEGVLKKHEEILTFEEIETIVKAGAELGIDKVRLTGGEPLLRKGFIDLVKKLSAIKTIKDLALTTNGILLGPMAAELKSAGINRVNISLDTLRPERFQQMTGSADWQKARDGILAALSAGFKQVKMNVVAIAGYNDDEIVDFIAFVKNKPIGLRFIEFMPVGNAYWESSKMLNSETVKKRIADSVKLIPAVHKNNIAEEFQIEGSPATVGFISPLSQKFCKKCNRLRLTSDGFLKPCLGSKSEVNIKVSLRNGLRGTELRRVFYEALRLKPACHKMNQGAVDIARHMADVGG
- the moaC gene encoding cyclic pyranopterin monophosphate synthase MoaC, with the translated sequence MQKAKGRIKNFKKLSHVNSKGRARMVDVTDKRKTERMARACGVVKMKPATLELIAKNKMAKGDVLGIARIAGIQAAKRTHELIPLCHPIALTHIEVDCRINKKSSSIEITSTVRCADRTGAEMEALTAVSAACLTVYDMAKAVDKGMVISGVKLVEKSGGKSGRWVR
- a CDS encoding DUF559 domain-containing protein, coding for MKVYYNPQLKEKARKFRNKSTKAEIRLWLHLKGKQVLGCDFHRQKPIGNYIADFYCPKVQLVIEVDGYTHNFEEVVKKDHRKQGYLENLGIMVLRFKDEEVIEDIDSVLKRIEQYITENAPRLPQGKVLHTPRSPRDEVLHTPRSPLFRGEDSAK
- a CDS encoding MOSC domain-containing protein: MSGKIISINISRCKGEKKVSVPSAILKENHGIVGDAHAGNRHRQVSLLAVESVDKMRGKGVDLHPGDFAENLTVENIKLSKLKIGQRLSVGPEIILEITQIGKECHNDCAIKKQVGDCVMPREGVFAKVIKSGGIKTGDEISLENKNATLRQAQGKNEKFKIAILTVSDKGSTGQRTDTSGPAIKEMLAPMGAEVAAYEIVPDERPLIAEKLIYYADTLSCDLVLTTGGTGFSPRDMTPEATLDVLDRLAPGIPEAIRAKSLQITPKAMLSRAVAGIRKKTLIINLPGSEKGARESLEAVIPALSHGIEILRGEGGECGRQ